The following coding sequences lie in one Rhizobium rhododendri genomic window:
- the rirA gene encoding iron-responsive transcriptional regulator RirA has protein sequence MRLTKQTNYAVRMLMYCAANEGYLSRIPEIAKAYGVSELFLFKILQPLTKAGLIDTVRGRNGGVRLGRAADKISLFDVVKVTEDSFAMAECFEDGAVECPLVDSCGLNSALRKALNAFFDVLADYSIDDLVKARPQINFLLGITDRDHNALNKRIAIAAPAA, from the coding sequence ATGCGTTTGACCAAACAGACCAACTACGCGGTTCGCATGCTGATGTACTGCGCTGCCAACGAGGGCTACCTCAGCCGTATTCCTGAGATCGCCAAGGCCTATGGCGTTTCCGAGCTTTTCCTCTTCAAGATCCTGCAGCCGTTGACCAAGGCCGGCCTCATCGACACCGTGCGTGGCCGAAATGGCGGCGTGCGTCTCGGTCGTGCTGCCGACAAGATCAGCCTCTTCGATGTCGTCAAGGTCACCGAGGATAGTTTTGCAATGGCCGAATGCTTCGAGGACGGCGCTGTCGAATGCCCGTTGGTCGATAGCTGCGGCTTGAACTCGGCGTTGCGCAAGGCGCTCAATGCCTTTTTCGACGTGCTGGCAGATTATTCGATCGACGATCTCGTCAAGGCCCGTCCGCAGATCAACTTCCTGCTCGGCATCACCGATCGCGATCACAATGCCCTGAACAAGCGCATCGCCATCGCCGCCCCGGCAGCCTGA
- a CDS encoding O-antigen ligase family protein translates to MPGSEALKRNASEWLVVLLWVVTASATLIENDAYRYSGILLFAYGLYRYLAMAERPAVGLPAWLCVGWGSYALGRFLLQYLLGAGHPQGDGELMYAMPLAFPSLGFAMFIGWQQMQKVIATYFGVALATLLFTTRYRAIMAGETVRPLIQHNQIHGAVCCGVILISACFWFIHCRKCPTVSRQLRTYASIVAPLVAMLCIFCIYGAKSKGVWLALGFSGPLLLLSIVGWFRSKAGLAFIGCFVLLLAAGGYFVWGNLEKTAGPTFMATTGLYQDIAAGEPIGKAVAARIDDATTPRAMDERLQLWSNAWELVASAPLFGLGNAWEPRWHKTHYTSVDYNAMHNGYLEILVRYGAVGSVFLAFMAVVMLLQVQRAAKLGLVPPAAFHGYLLVQIFFAITLLSNSNNRLAIGETIIMLSFTFALACNLRIRASASEAREGIVLERAGT, encoded by the coding sequence TTGCCGGGATCTGAAGCGCTGAAGCGAAACGCGTCGGAATGGCTTGTCGTCCTGCTATGGGTTGTAACCGCATCCGCGACGCTGATCGAAAACGACGCTTATCGCTACAGCGGCATTCTTCTTTTCGCCTACGGCCTGTATCGCTATCTCGCAATGGCAGAAAGACCGGCTGTCGGTTTGCCGGCATGGCTCTGCGTCGGATGGGGCAGTTACGCGCTCGGCCGCTTCCTGCTGCAATATCTTCTGGGAGCGGGCCATCCCCAGGGGGATGGCGAACTGATGTATGCGATGCCGCTGGCGTTCCCGAGCCTCGGCTTTGCGATGTTCATCGGCTGGCAGCAAATGCAGAAGGTGATCGCCACCTATTTCGGCGTTGCCCTTGCCACCCTGCTGTTCACCACCCGTTACCGGGCGATCATGGCCGGTGAAACCGTGCGGCCGCTGATCCAGCACAATCAGATCCACGGAGCGGTATGCTGCGGCGTCATCCTGATCTCCGCCTGCTTCTGGTTTATCCATTGTCGCAAATGCCCGACGGTCTCAAGGCAGTTGAGGACCTATGCCAGCATCGTCGCGCCGCTTGTCGCCATGCTCTGCATCTTCTGCATCTACGGGGCAAAATCCAAGGGCGTCTGGCTGGCGCTCGGCTTCTCCGGCCCCTTGCTGCTCCTGTCCATCGTCGGCTGGTTTCGCTCGAAGGCCGGACTCGCCTTCATCGGCTGCTTCGTGCTGTTGCTCGCAGCCGGCGGTTACTTCGTCTGGGGCAATCTGGAGAAAACTGCCGGACCGACCTTCATGGCGACCACGGGGCTCTATCAGGACATCGCTGCCGGAGAGCCGATCGGCAAGGCCGTGGCGGCCCGTATCGATGATGCGACGACGCCAAGGGCCATGGACGAACGACTGCAACTCTGGTCGAACGCCTGGGAACTTGTTGCCAGTGCGCCGCTGTTCGGCCTCGGAAACGCCTGGGAACCGCGCTGGCACAAGACCCACTATACGTCGGTCGACTACAACGCCATGCACAACGGATATCTGGAAATTCTCGTGCGGTATGGCGCGGTTGGTAGCGTATTTCTGGCTTTCATGGCTGTTGTCATGCTGCTTCAGGTCCAACGTGCCGCAAAGCTCGGCCTCGTTCCCCCGGCGGCCTTCCATGGCTACCTTCTCGTGCAGATATTCTTTGCCATCACGCTTCTCAGCAACTCCAACAATCGGCTGGCAATTGGTGAAACCATCATCATGCTGAGTTTCACGTTCGCGTTGGCCTGTAATCTCAGGATCCGTGCCAGCGCCAGCGAGGCGCGCGAAGGCATCGTCCTGGAGCGAGCTGGCACTTAA
- a CDS encoding LysR family transcriptional regulator, giving the protein MDWDDVRMFLAVARTGQILAASKRLGVNHATLSRRVTTLEQRLKTRLLVRRTNGCELTAEGEIFLHAAERMEAEMLRAQASVGHLDSTVAGTVRIGAPDGFGVSFLAPRLGKLIARHPELRIQLVPVPRSFSLSQREADIAITLERPEQGRLISAKLTDYSLGLYASQAYLDRAGVPGSVDALKSHLRIGYVEDLIFTASLAFTNEVMRNWDASFEISTAIGQTEAVRSGAGVGILHDYIARQYPELIQILPDASIRRAYWTTYHESARDLIRVRTVVDYLQELVTDERGMFL; this is encoded by the coding sequence ATGGACTGGGACGACGTTCGCATGTTTCTCGCCGTCGCCCGGACCGGGCAGATCCTCGCCGCGTCTAAACGGCTCGGCGTCAACCACGCAACGCTCAGCCGCCGGGTGACGACGCTCGAGCAGCGGCTGAAGACGCGGCTGCTGGTGCGCCGGACCAACGGTTGCGAACTGACGGCCGAGGGTGAAATCTTCCTGCATGCTGCGGAAAGGATGGAGGCCGAGATGCTGCGCGCGCAGGCGAGCGTCGGGCACCTCGACAGCACGGTAGCCGGAACGGTGCGTATCGGCGCACCTGACGGCTTCGGCGTATCGTTCCTCGCACCGAGGCTCGGCAAGCTGATCGCCCGGCATCCGGAATTGCGCATCCAGCTGGTCCCCGTGCCGCGCTCGTTCTCGCTCTCGCAGCGTGAAGCCGACATCGCCATCACGCTGGAGCGACCTGAGCAAGGGCGCCTGATATCGGCGAAACTCACCGACTATTCGCTCGGCCTCTATGCCTCGCAGGCCTATCTTGACCGCGCCGGAGTGCCAGGCAGCGTGGACGCCCTGAAATCGCATCTCCGGATCGGCTATGTCGAGGATCTGATTTTCACCGCGTCCCTCGCCTTCACCAACGAGGTGATGCGAAATTGGGATGCGTCATTCGAAATCTCGACAGCTATCGGCCAGACCGAAGCGGTGCGTTCTGGTGCAGGGGTGGGTATCCTCCACGACTATATTGCCCGCCAATATCCGGAATTGATCCAGATCCTGCCGGACGCCAGCATACGCCGGGCCTACTGGACGACCTATCACGAGTCCGCACGCGACCTGATACGCGTCCGGACCGTCGTCGACTATCTTCAGGAACTGGTCACCGACGAAAGAGGCATGTTTCTCTGA
- a CDS encoding peptide ABC transporter ATP-binding protein, whose amino-acid sequence MSGAVLEGRDLARYYTVNRGMFKPDATVKALNGVSFSLYSGKTLAVVGESGCGKSTLARLVTMIEDPTAGELLIDGKPARIGDRSLRSQVQIVFQNPYGSLNPRQKVGAILEEPLKINTTEDAATRRAKAEAMMERVGLRPEHYDRYPHMFSGGQRQRIAIARSLMLRPKVLVLDEPVSALDLSIQAQVLNLLMDLQKEMGLAYLFISHGLSVVRHIADDVMVMYLGRPVETGSAADVFAHPRHPYTAALLSATPIADPERAKTRIRLQGELPSPLNPPTGCHFNPRCWKAQDLCRTNEPLLDQAAAHGFACHFPLD is encoded by the coding sequence ATGAGCGGCGCCGTTCTCGAAGGGCGCGATCTCGCCCGCTACTACACCGTCAATCGTGGCATGTTCAAGCCGGACGCCACCGTCAAGGCGCTGAACGGCGTCAGCTTCAGCCTCTATTCCGGCAAGACGCTGGCCGTCGTCGGCGAATCCGGTTGCGGCAAGTCGACGCTCGCACGCCTGGTCACGATGATCGAGGATCCGACCGCCGGCGAACTGCTGATCGACGGCAAGCCGGCCCGTATCGGCGACCGCAGCCTTCGCAGCCAGGTGCAGATTGTTTTCCAGAACCCCTACGGCTCGCTCAATCCGCGCCAGAAGGTCGGGGCGATCCTCGAAGAGCCGCTGAAGATCAACACAACGGAAGATGCAGCCACCCGCCGCGCCAAGGCGGAGGCGATGATGGAGCGCGTCGGTCTACGGCCTGAGCACTACGACCGCTATCCGCACATGTTCTCCGGCGGCCAGCGCCAGCGCATCGCAATTGCCCGCTCGCTGATGCTGCGGCCGAAGGTGCTGGTTCTCGACGAGCCGGTCTCTGCGCTCGATCTGTCGATCCAGGCACAGGTGCTGAACCTGCTGATGGACCTGCAGAAGGAAATGGGGCTCGCCTATCTCTTCATCTCGCACGGCCTGTCTGTTGTGCGCCACATCGCAGATGATGTCATGGTCATGTATCTCGGCCGCCCGGTCGAGACTGGTAGCGCCGCCGATGTCTTTGCCCATCCGCGTCATCCCTACACCGCAGCCCTGCTGTCGGCGACGCCGATTGCCGATCCCGAGCGCGCCAAGACGCGCATCCGCCTTCAGGGCGAACTGCCGTCGCCGCTCAATCCGCCGACTGGCTGCCACTTCAATCCGCGCTGCTGGAAAGCGCAGGATCTCTGTCGGACAAACGAGCCGCTGCTTGACCAGGCTGCGGCGCATGGGTTTGCCTGCCATTTTCCGCTGGACTGA
- a CDS encoding DUF4174 domain-containing protein has translation MNKTLLYGATKVDGSTAVSSLDIYQWKSRVLVIFTDTDNARCSRQENLLLSDREGLQERDLVVLKVTQHNADAVFGDAGPLDADRLREELEAPEAGIFAAILIGKDGSVKLRAVEPVACEELFEIIDGMPMRAAETTRQQDR, from the coding sequence ATGAACAAGACACTTCTCTACGGCGCCACAAAAGTCGATGGTTCCACCGCCGTATCAAGCCTCGATATCTACCAGTGGAAAAGCCGTGTGCTGGTGATTTTTACGGACACCGACAACGCGCGCTGCAGCCGGCAGGAAAACCTGCTGCTCTCCGACAGGGAGGGACTGCAGGAACGTGATCTGGTCGTTCTGAAAGTGACGCAACACAACGCGGATGCGGTTTTCGGTGATGCCGGCCCGTTGGATGCGGACCGTCTCCGGGAAGAACTGGAAGCGCCTGAAGCCGGCATCTTCGCCGCGATCCTGATCGGCAAGGACGGCAGCGTCAAATTGCGTGCGGTCGAGCCGGTTGCCTGCGAGGAACTGTTCGAGATCATCGACGGAATGCCGATGCGCGCCGCAGAGACCACCCGCCAGCAAGACCGCTGA
- a CDS encoding ABC transporter permease subunit, whose translation MSSVSTNTGHPSALSEFWYYFSRNKGAVIGLAVFLIVLFLAIFAPFVAPHGPSDQIREKLLMPPAWMAGGEWSHVLGTDAVGRDILSRLIFGARFSLFIGLVVVTLSVLTGVVIGLIAGFFRGWLDIAIMRVMDIILAFPSLLLALVLVAVLGPGLVNAMIAISLVNQPHFVRLARASVMTEREKEYVIASRVAGAGTMRLMFKTILPNCLGPLIVQATLAFSAAILDAAALGFLGMGAQPPTPEWGTMLAEAREFIQRAWWVVTFPGLAILITVLAINLMGDGLRDALDPKLKRS comes from the coding sequence ATGAGCTCGGTCAGCACCAACACCGGCCATCCCTCCGCGCTTTCGGAGTTCTGGTACTATTTTTCCCGCAACAAGGGCGCCGTCATCGGACTTGCGGTGTTCCTTATCGTCCTCTTTCTGGCGATCTTCGCGCCATTCGTAGCGCCGCACGGCCCGAGCGACCAGATCCGCGAGAAGCTGCTGATGCCGCCGGCCTGGATGGCGGGCGGCGAGTGGTCGCATGTGCTCGGCACCGATGCCGTCGGCCGTGACATCCTGTCGCGACTGATCTTCGGCGCCCGCTTCTCGCTGTTCATCGGCTTGGTGGTGGTGACGCTGTCTGTTCTGACGGGCGTTGTCATCGGCCTGATCGCCGGCTTTTTCCGCGGCTGGCTCGACATCGCCATCATGCGGGTGATGGACATCATCCTGGCCTTTCCGTCGCTGCTGCTGGCACTGGTGCTGGTGGCGGTCCTCGGCCCCGGCCTCGTCAACGCGATGATCGCCATCTCGCTCGTCAACCAGCCGCATTTCGTACGCTTGGCGCGTGCCTCTGTCATGACCGAGCGCGAGAAGGAATATGTCATCGCCTCGCGGGTGGCCGGTGCCGGCACCATGCGGCTGATGTTCAAGACCATCCTTCCGAACTGTCTCGGGCCGCTGATCGTCCAGGCGACGCTCGCCTTTTCGGCGGCGATCCTCGATGCGGCAGCGCTTGGCTTCCTCGGCATGGGCGCCCAGCCGCCGACACCGGAGTGGGGCACGATGCTCGCCGAGGCTCGGGAATTCATTCAGCGCGCCTGGTGGGTGGTGACCTTCCCGGGTCTTGCCATCCTGATCACGGTGCTTGCCATCAACCTGATGGGCGACGGCCTTCGCGATGCCCTCGATCCAAAATTGAAGAGGTCGTGA
- a CDS encoding ABC transporter permease subunit: MLRFLLGRIAILIPTFLGVSLIAFSFIRLLPGDPVMLMSGERVMSDVRHAQIMHDLGFDRPMYIQYFSYLGNLLHGDFGTSIVTKRSVLSEFLTLFPATLELSLCAILLAICLGVPAGVFAAVKRGTWYDQSIMGVALVGYSMPIFWWGLLLIIFFSGYLHWTPVSGRISLMYFFKPVTGFMLIDSLLSGQPGAFKSAMSYLILPTVVLGTIPLAVIARQTRSAMLEVLGEDYVRTARSKGLTPFRVIGVHALRNAMIPVITTIGLQIGVLLAGAILTESIFSWPGIGKWMVDSVFKRDYAVVQGGLLLIAGVIMLVNLLVDVTYGFINPRIRH, from the coding sequence ATGCTGCGCTTTCTCCTCGGACGCATCGCCATTCTGATCCCCACTTTCCTCGGGGTCTCGCTGATCGCGTTCTCCTTCATCCGGCTTCTCCCCGGCGATCCCGTCATGCTGATGTCCGGCGAACGGGTCATGTCCGATGTCCGTCATGCCCAGATCATGCACGATCTCGGCTTCGACCGGCCGATGTACATCCAGTATTTCTCCTATCTCGGCAACTTGCTGCACGGAGACTTCGGCACCTCGATCGTCACCAAGCGTTCGGTGCTCAGCGAGTTCCTGACGCTGTTTCCAGCAACGCTCGAACTGTCGCTCTGCGCCATTCTCCTGGCAATCTGTCTTGGCGTGCCGGCCGGTGTGTTTGCCGCCGTCAAGCGTGGCACCTGGTATGACCAGTCGATCATGGGCGTGGCGCTGGTCGGCTATTCCATGCCGATCTTCTGGTGGGGCCTGCTGCTGATCATCTTCTTCTCGGGCTATCTGCACTGGACGCCCGTTTCCGGTCGCATTTCGCTCATGTACTTCTTCAAGCCGGTCACCGGTTTCATGCTGATCGACAGCCTGCTGTCCGGCCAGCCCGGCGCCTTCAAGTCGGCAATGAGCTATCTGATCCTGCCGACCGTCGTGCTCGGCACCATCCCGCTCGCAGTCATCGCCCGCCAGACGCGTTCGGCGATGCTCGAAGTGCTCGGCGAGGACTATGTCCGCACCGCCCGTTCCAAGGGCCTGACGCCGTTTCGCGTCATCGGTGTGCATGCGCTGCGCAACGCCATGATCCCGGTCATCACCACCATCGGCCTGCAGATCGGCGTGCTGCTGGCCGGCGCCATCCTGACCGAGAGCATCTTCTCATGGCCCGGTATCGGCAAATGGATGGTCGATTCCGTCTTCAAGCGAGATTATGCGGTGGTCCAGGGCGGTCTTCTGCTAATCGCCGGCGTCATCATGCTCGTCAATCTGCTGGTCGATGTCACCTATGGTTTCATCAACCCTCGCATTCGTCACTAG
- a CDS encoding CoA-acylating methylmalonate-semialdehyde dehydrogenase, which produces MREIGHFIGGKAVAGTSGRTSNIFNPATGEIQATVALASVEEMRAAVANAKAAQPKWAATNPQRRARVFFKFVELLNKHMDELAELLSREHGKTIEDSKGDIIRGLEVCEFVCGIPHLQKGEFTEGAGPAIDMYSMRQAVGIGAGITPFNFPAMIPMWMFAPAIACGNAFILKPSERDPSVPMRLAELMIEAGLPAGILNVVNGDKGAVDAILTDPDIGAISFVGSTPIARYVYGTAAMNGKRAQCFGGAKNHMIIMPDADLDQAANALMGAGYGSAGERCMAISVAVPVGEETANRLIAKLTPMVEALRIGPYTDEKADLGPLVTKEAQARVTGLIDRGVEEGAKLVVDGRGFKLQGYEDGYFVGGCLFDNVTPDMDIYKTEIFGPVLSVVRAKNYEEALELPMKHEYGNGVAIYTRDGDAARDFASRINIGMIGINVPIPVPLAYHSFGGWKASSFGDLNQHGSDSIKFWTKTKTITARWPSGIKDGAEFVMPTMK; this is translated from the coding sequence ATGCGCGAGATCGGTCATTTCATCGGCGGCAAGGCCGTAGCCGGCACCAGCGGCCGCACCAGCAATATCTTCAATCCGGCCACCGGCGAAATCCAGGCGACCGTCGCGCTGGCAAGCGTCGAGGAGATGCGCGCCGCCGTTGCCAACGCCAAGGCAGCCCAGCCGAAATGGGCCGCCACCAACCCGCAGCGCCGCGCCCGCGTCTTCTTCAAGTTTGTCGAACTGCTCAACAAGCACATGGACGAACTGGCCGAGCTGCTGTCGCGCGAACACGGCAAGACCATCGAGGATTCCAAGGGCGACATCATTCGTGGCCTGGAAGTCTGCGAGTTCGTCTGCGGCATCCCGCACCTGCAGAAGGGCGAGTTCACCGAGGGCGCAGGTCCGGCCATCGACATGTATTCCATGCGCCAGGCTGTCGGCATCGGCGCCGGCATCACGCCGTTCAATTTCCCGGCAATGATCCCGATGTGGATGTTTGCTCCTGCCATCGCTTGTGGCAACGCCTTCATCCTGAAGCCCTCGGAGCGCGATCCGTCCGTGCCAATGCGTCTGGCCGAACTGATGATCGAAGCCGGTCTGCCGGCCGGCATCCTCAACGTCGTCAACGGTGACAAGGGCGCGGTCGACGCCATCCTCACCGATCCCGATATCGGCGCCATCTCTTTCGTCGGCTCCACGCCGATTGCCCGCTATGTCTACGGCACGGCGGCGATGAACGGCAAGCGGGCGCAGTGCTTCGGCGGCGCCAAGAACCACATGATCATCATGCCCGACGCCGATCTCGACCAGGCTGCGAACGCCCTGATGGGCGCCGGCTACGGCTCGGCCGGAGAGCGCTGCATGGCGATCTCGGTCGCCGTCCCGGTTGGCGAGGAAACCGCCAACCGTCTTATCGCCAAGCTGACGCCGATGGTCGAAGCCCTGCGCATCGGCCCCTACACAGATGAAAAGGCCGATCTCGGCCCGCTCGTCACCAAGGAAGCCCAGGCCCGCGTCACCGGCCTGATCGATCGCGGTGTGGAAGAGGGCGCCAAGCTCGTGGTCGATGGCCGCGGCTTCAAGCTGCAGGGCTATGAAGACGGCTATTTCGTCGGCGGCTGCCTGTTCGACAACGTTACGCCGGACATGGACATCTACAAGACCGAAATCTTCGGACCTGTTCTCTCCGTCGTTCGCGCCAAGAACTATGAAGAAGCGCTCGAACTGCCGATGAAGCACGAATACGGCAACGGCGTCGCCATCTATACCCGCGACGGCGATGCCGCCCGCGACTTCGCCTCGCGCATCAACATCGGCATGATCGGCATCAACGTGCCGATCCCTGTGCCGCTTGCCTACCACTCCTTCGGCGGCTGGAAGGCATCGAGCTTCGGTGACCTCAACCAGCACGGCTCGGACTCGATCAAGTTCTGGACCAAGACCAAGACGATCACCGCCCGCTGGCCATCCGGCATCAAGGACGGTGCCGAATTCGTCATGCCGACGATGAAGTAA
- a CDS encoding gluconokinase produces the protein MSEPIGPRAIVVMGVSGSGKTSIAEAIAGKLVFKFVEGDALHPSANVEKMSRGTPLTDEDRWPWLDLIGAEIAAAVARGEGIVVTCSALKRTYRDRLRREAGGALAFVYLEGSRALLNTRMGERKGHFMPTSLLESQLATLEVPTGEPGVVTVDIDDSIDGIVAAAVKGLAAIG, from the coding sequence ATGAGTGAACCAATCGGCCCCCGGGCTATCGTCGTCATGGGCGTCAGCGGCAGCGGCAAGACCTCGATTGCCGAGGCAATTGCCGGCAAGCTGGTCTTCAAGTTCGTCGAAGGGGATGCCCTGCATCCGTCTGCCAACGTCGAGAAGATGAGCCGTGGCACACCTTTGACGGATGAGGATCGCTGGCCCTGGCTCGACCTGATCGGTGCCGAGATCGCCGCAGCCGTGGCTCGCGGCGAAGGCATCGTCGTGACATGCTCGGCGCTGAAGCGCACCTATCGCGACCGCCTGCGGCGCGAAGCCGGCGGCGCGCTTGCCTTCGTCTATCTCGAAGGCTCCCGCGCCTTGCTCAACACCCGCATGGGCGAGCGCAAGGGCCACTTCATGCCGACATCGCTGCTCGAAAGCCAGTTGGCGACGCTGGAAGTGCCGACCGGCGAACCCGGCGTGGTCACCGTCGATATCGACGACAGCATCGACGGCATCGTCGCTGCGGCAGTCAAGGGTCTCGCTGCAATCGGCTGA
- a CDS encoding ABC transporter ATP-binding protein produces MSLLDIQNLTVEFQTSSGVFRAVDGVSLTCDKGEILSIVGESGSGKSVAMLAVMGLLPWTAKITADRMMFDGNDLRGMSGRQRRSIIGKDMAMIFQEPMSSLNPCFTVGFQIGETLRVHMGLDRKARRARSIELLQLVGIPAPEERLSNFPHQMSGGMSQRVMIAMALACDPKLLIADEPTTALDVTIQAQILDLLVRLQQEKGMALVLITHDMGVVAETAERVQVQYAGQKVEEQPVKELFRDPHHPYTAALLSALPERAVVGQRLPSIAGVVPGQHDRPPACLFAPRCSFATAECDRAVVRQGADLGNALCNYPLVKGVPLNHPGVRVAVSAGDVR; encoded by the coding sequence ATGTCCCTTCTCGATATCCAAAATCTGACCGTCGAATTCCAGACCTCGTCCGGTGTGTTCCGCGCTGTCGATGGCGTGTCGCTCACCTGCGACAAGGGCGAGATCCTGTCGATCGTCGGCGAATCTGGTTCCGGCAAGTCGGTGGCGATGCTGGCGGTCATGGGCCTGCTCCCATGGACGGCGAAGATCACCGCCGATCGCATGATGTTTGACGGCAACGACTTGCGCGGCATGTCCGGTCGCCAGCGCCGCAGCATCATCGGCAAGGACATGGCGATGATCTTCCAGGAGCCGATGTCCAGCCTCAATCCGTGCTTCACGGTCGGCTTCCAGATCGGCGAGACCCTGCGGGTCCACATGGGTCTAGATCGCAAGGCAAGGCGCGCCCGCTCCATCGAATTGCTGCAGTTGGTCGGCATTCCCGCCCCGGAGGAACGGCTGTCGAACTTCCCGCATCAGATGTCGGGCGGCATGAGCCAGCGCGTGATGATCGCCATGGCGCTCGCCTGCGATCCGAAGCTTCTGATTGCCGACGAACCGACAACGGCGCTCGATGTCACCATCCAGGCCCAGATCCTCGATCTGCTCGTGCGCTTGCAGCAGGAAAAGGGCATGGCCCTTGTACTCATCACCCACGACATGGGTGTGGTGGCCGAAACCGCCGAGCGCGTTCAGGTCCAGTACGCCGGCCAGAAGGTCGAGGAGCAGCCGGTCAAGGAGCTGTTCCGCGACCCGCATCATCCTTATACCGCAGCGCTGCTGTCGGCACTTCCGGAACGGGCCGTCGTCGGCCAGCGCCTGCCGTCTATCGCCGGTGTCGTTCCCGGCCAGCACGACCGTCCGCCGGCCTGTCTGTTTGCGCCGCGCTGTTCGTTCGCGACCGCCGAATGTGATCGCGCGGTCGTCCGCCAGGGCGCCGATCTCGGCAATGCCCTGTGCAATTATCCGCTGGTCAAGGGCGTTCCGCTCAACCATCCCGGCGTTCGTGTCGCAGTATCTGCAGGAGACGTCCGATGA
- a CDS encoding ABC transporter substrate-binding protein, translated as MKKISVLLAATALASVMATSAWSKTLVYCSEASPEGFDPGLYTGGQTFDASSRTVYNRLVEFKHGGTEIEPGLAESWTISPDGKEYTFKLRPGVKFQTTDFFTPTRELTADDVIFSFNRQLKSDNPWNKYVEGASWEYSAGMGFPDLVKSIDKVDDHTVKFVLNKPEAPFLADLAMDFASILSKEYADKLQADGKMPMLNQQPLGTGPFTFVAYQPDAVIRYKANDTYWHGKEKIDDLVFAITTDAAVRAQKMKAGECHIMPYPNAADVADLKKDPNLNVLEQPGLNVSFLAYNTMVAPFDKPEVRRALNMAVNKQAIVDAVFQGAAAVAKNPIPPTMWSYNDAVKDDKYDPEAAKKALEAAGIKDLKMKIWAMPVSRPYMLNARRAAELMQSDLAKIGVTVEIVSYEWAEYLKLSKDKARDGAAILGWTGDNGDPDNFLDTLLGCEAVGGNNRAQWCNKEFDKLVKAAKQTSDQAERTKLYEEAQVVFKREAPWNTLDHSIAFAPISKKVTGYFMDPLGIHRFDGVDIAE; from the coding sequence ATGAAAAAGATCTCTGTTCTCTTGGCAGCGACGGCCCTGGCTTCGGTCATGGCAACGTCCGCCTGGTCTAAAACCCTGGTATACTGCTCGGAAGCATCGCCAGAGGGCTTCGACCCTGGCCTCTACACCGGCGGTCAGACCTTCGATGCGTCGTCGCGGACGGTTTACAATCGCCTGGTCGAGTTCAAGCATGGCGGCACCGAGATCGAGCCGGGTCTTGCCGAGAGCTGGACGATTTCTCCCGATGGCAAGGAATACACCTTCAAGCTGCGCCCGGGCGTCAAGTTCCAGACCACGGATTTCTTCACCCCGACCCGCGAGCTGACCGCCGACGACGTGATTTTCTCGTTCAATCGCCAGCTGAAGTCTGACAATCCCTGGAACAAGTACGTCGAAGGCGCATCCTGGGAATATTCCGCCGGCATGGGCTTCCCCGATCTGGTCAAGTCGATCGACAAGGTCGATGACCACACCGTCAAGTTCGTGCTGAACAAGCCCGAAGCGCCGTTCCTCGCCGACCTTGCGATGGACTTCGCATCGATCCTGTCGAAGGAATATGCCGACAAGCTGCAGGCTGACGGCAAGATGCCAATGTTGAACCAGCAGCCGCTTGGCACTGGTCCGTTCACCTTCGTCGCCTACCAGCCCGACGCCGTCATTCGCTACAAGGCCAACGACACCTATTGGCATGGCAAGGAAAAGATCGACGATCTCGTCTTCGCCATCACCACGGATGCTGCCGTTCGCGCCCAGAAGATGAAGGCCGGCGAATGCCATATCATGCCTTACCCGAACGCCGCCGACGTGGCTGATCTGAAGAAGGACCCTAACCTCAACGTGCTCGAGCAGCCTGGCCTGAACGTCTCGTTCCTCGCCTACAACACGATGGTTGCCCCGTTCGACAAGCCTGAAGTGCGCCGCGCGCTCAACATGGCCGTCAACAAGCAGGCCATCGTCGACGCCGTATTCCAGGGTGCTGCTGCCGTTGCCAAGAACCCGATCCCGCCGACAATGTGGTCGTACAACGACGCCGTAAAGGACGACAAGTACGATCCGGAAGCTGCCAAGAAGGCCCTCGAGGCTGCAGGCATCAAAGACCTGAAGATGAAGATCTGGGCCATGCCCGTCTCGCGTCCCTACATGCTGAACGCCCGTCGTGCAGCTGAACTGATGCAGTCGGATCTTGCCAAGATCGGCGTCACCGTCGAAATCGTCTCCTACGAATGGGCCGAATACCTGAAGCTGTCGAAGGACAAGGCCCGTGATGGCGCCGCCATCCTCGGCTGGACGGGCGACAATGGCGATCCGGACAACTTCCTCGACACGCTGCTCGGCTGCGAAGCCGTCGGCGGCAACAATCGCGCTCAGTGGTGCAACAAGGAGTTCGACAAGCTGGTGAAGGCTGCCAAGCAGACCTCCGATCAGGCCGAACGCACCAAGCTGTACGAAGAGGCGCAGGTCGTCTTCAAGCGCGAAGCCCCATGGAATACGCTCGACCACTCCATCGCCTTTGCGCCGATCAGCAAGAAGGTTACGGGTTACTTCATGGACCCGCTCGGCATTCACCGCTTTGACGGCGTGGATATCGCTGAATAA